The following proteins come from a genomic window of Streptomyces sp. NBC_01716:
- a CDS encoding alpha-mannosidase has protein sequence MHDDRTLVEGRLERALRQFIRPAQYAARTPLALSVWEVPGEPVPVGQALQGTYTPFETGTPWGPPWSTSWFRLEGIVPDEYAGLRVEVVVDPGFTGEGPGFQAEGMVYDAAGVPIKGVHPRNRHVPVGDPAAGGEAIHLLLEAAANPSMPGDFMPSALGDVRTAGDSPLYTFAAADIAVLDENVWHLVLDIEVLSELMAELPADRSRRHEILRALENMLDALDLHDVAGTATAARAELAGVLSRPASPSAHRVSAAGHAHIDSAWLWPLRETVRKASRTFANVTALAGEYPELVFACSQAQQYAWVKEHQPHIWERIKKAVADGNWSPVGSMWVESDANMPGGEALARQLVHGTRFFREELGVETEEIWLPDSFGYTAAFPQLAKLAGVKWFLTQKLSWNQTNKMPHHTFWWEGIDGSRVFTHFPPVDTYNAQFHASELAHAERNFADKGRASRSLVPFGWGDGGGGPTREMLEKARRLKSLEGSPRVDIEKPAAFFAAAEREYGEKAPVWSGELYLELHRATYTTQAKTKQGNRRSEHLLREAELWATAAALRTASYAYPYEELDRLWKTVLLHQFHDILPGSSIAWVHREARDTYARVREELTEITAAAVAALGGGGKAVLNTSPYERTEIIEADTADIPEGAAAQALNGEGREAVAVRVPALGATGLAAAEPAGAAPDVTTRSAGSDVITLDNGLLRVTVDRDGLLTSVTDLTADREVLAPGSRGNLLQLHPDHPNQWDAWDIDRHYRRRHTDLTAAESVQLVEQGPLRATVRVVRTFGASWIVQEIRLAAGSRRVDVVTEVDWQESEKVLKAAFPLDVQAERSTAEIQFGHVHRATHANTSWDAARFEICAHRWLRVAEPGYGVAVVNDSTYGHDVTRTAHHEGVGTTVRLTLLRAPHSPDPETDLGTHRFSYALVPGAEVTDAVREGLALNLPLRVAVAPPTAPLVAVDHPAVTVESVKLAEDRSGDVVVRLYESAGNRASAMLRTGFPVVQAHVTDLLERPLHEAGTGADGLRVALRPFQILTLRFTPA, from the coding sequence ATGCACGACGACCGCACCCTGGTGGAGGGCCGTCTGGAGCGCGCCCTGCGCCAGTTCATCCGCCCCGCGCAGTACGCGGCCAGGACGCCGCTGGCCCTCTCCGTCTGGGAGGTGCCGGGCGAGCCGGTGCCCGTGGGGCAGGCTCTCCAGGGGACGTACACGCCGTTCGAGACGGGTACGCCGTGGGGACCGCCCTGGTCGACCAGTTGGTTCCGGCTGGAGGGAATCGTCCCCGACGAGTACGCGGGGCTGCGCGTGGAGGTCGTGGTCGACCCCGGCTTCACCGGCGAGGGACCCGGCTTCCAGGCCGAGGGGATGGTGTACGACGCGGCCGGGGTGCCCATCAAGGGGGTGCACCCGCGGAACCGGCACGTCCCCGTCGGCGACCCGGCCGCGGGCGGCGAGGCGATCCATCTGCTCCTCGAAGCGGCGGCGAACCCGTCGATGCCGGGCGACTTCATGCCCTCGGCGCTCGGAGACGTGCGGACGGCCGGTGACAGCCCGCTGTACACCTTCGCCGCCGCCGACATCGCCGTGCTGGACGAGAACGTGTGGCATCTGGTGCTCGACATCGAGGTGCTGTCCGAGCTGATGGCGGAGCTGCCCGCCGACCGGTCGCGGCGGCACGAGATCCTGCGCGCCCTGGAGAACATGCTGGACGCGCTCGACCTGCACGACGTGGCGGGCACGGCGACGGCGGCCCGCGCCGAGCTGGCCGGGGTCCTCTCCCGCCCCGCCTCGCCCAGCGCGCACCGCGTCTCGGCGGCCGGGCACGCGCACATCGACTCGGCCTGGCTGTGGCCGCTGCGCGAGACCGTGCGGAAGGCGTCGCGCACGTTCGCCAATGTCACCGCGCTCGCCGGGGAGTACCCGGAGCTGGTCTTCGCCTGTTCGCAGGCCCAGCAGTACGCGTGGGTCAAGGAGCACCAGCCGCACATCTGGGAGCGGATCAAGAAGGCCGTGGCGGACGGCAACTGGTCGCCGGTGGGCTCGATGTGGGTGGAGTCGGACGCCAACATGCCGGGCGGTGAGGCGCTGGCCCGGCAGCTCGTGCACGGGACGCGCTTCTTCCGGGAGGAGCTGGGGGTCGAGACGGAGGAGATCTGGCTGCCGGACTCCTTCGGCTACACGGCCGCTTTCCCCCAACTGGCCAAGCTGGCGGGCGTGAAGTGGTTCCTCACCCAGAAGCTGTCGTGGAACCAGACCAACAAGATGCCGCACCACACCTTCTGGTGGGAGGGCATCGACGGCAGCCGGGTCTTCACGCACTTCCCGCCGGTCGACACCTACAACGCGCAGTTCCACGCGTCCGAACTGGCCCACGCCGAGCGGAACTTCGCCGACAAGGGCCGGGCCTCGCGCTCGCTGGTCCCGTTCGGCTGGGGCGACGGCGGCGGTGGTCCCACCCGCGAGATGCTGGAGAAGGCGCGCCGGCTGAAGTCCCTGGAGGGCTCGCCGCGCGTCGACATCGAGAAGCCCGCCGCGTTCTTCGCCGCCGCCGAGCGGGAGTACGGGGAGAAGGCCCCGGTCTGGTCGGGCGAGCTCTATCTGGAGCTGCACCGGGCCACGTACACGACGCAGGCGAAGACCAAGCAGGGCAACCGCCGCAGTGAACACCTCCTGCGGGAGGCCGAGTTGTGGGCGACGGCCGCCGCGCTGCGGACCGCGTCGTACGCGTATCCGTACGAGGAGCTGGACCGGCTGTGGAAGACGGTGCTGCTGCACCAGTTCCACGACATCCTGCCGGGGTCGTCCATCGCGTGGGTGCACCGGGAGGCCAGGGACACCTACGCCCGGGTCCGCGAGGAGCTGACGGAGATCACGGCGGCGGCCGTCGCGGCGCTCGGCGGAGGCGGCAAGGCGGTGCTCAACACCTCGCCGTACGAGCGGACGGAGATCATCGAGGCCGACACCGCCGACATCCCGGAGGGCGCCGCGGCGCAGGCGCTGAACGGCGAGGGGCGCGAGGCTGTCGCGGTGCGGGTGCCCGCGCTGGGCGCGACGGGACTGGCCGCCGCCGAGCCGGCGGGGGCGGCCCCGGACGTGACGACACGCTCCGCGGGCTCGGACGTGATCACTCTGGACAACGGACTGCTGCGGGTCACCGTCGACCGCGACGGCCTGCTCACCTCCGTGACCGATCTGACGGCCGACCGTGAGGTCCTGGCGCCGGGCAGCCGCGGCAATCTGCTCCAGCTGCACCCGGACCACCCCAACCAGTGGGACGCCTGGGACATCGACCGGCACTACCGCCGCAGGCACACCGACCTCACGGCGGCCGAGTCGGTGCAGCTGGTCGAGCAGGGCCCGCTGCGGGCGACGGTCCGGGTGGTGCGTACGTTCGGCGCGTCGTGGATCGTCCAGGAGATCCGGCTCGCGGCCGGCAGCAGGCGTGTGGACGTCGTCACCGAGGTCGACTGGCAGGAGTCGGAGAAGGTGCTCAAGGCGGCCTTCCCGCTGGACGTGCAGGCCGAACGGTCCACCGCCGAGATCCAGTTCGGGCATGTGCACCGCGCCACGCACGCCAACACCAGCTGGGACGCGGCCCGGTTCGAGATCTGCGCGCACCGCTGGCTGCGGGTCGCCGAGCCGGGCTACGGCGTGGCGGTGGTCAACGACTCGACGTACGGCCACGACGTGACCCGTACCGCGCACCACGAGGGGGTGGGGACGACCGTACGGCTGACGCTGCTGCGGGCGCCGCACAGCCCCGACCCGGAGACGGACCTGGGGACGCACAGGTTCAGCTACGCGTTGGTGCCCGGCGCCGAGGTGACCGACGCGGTCCGGGAAGGTCTGGCGCTCAATCTGCCGCTGCGGGTCGCCGTCGCGCCGCCGACCGCGCCGCTGGTGGCGGTCGACCACCCGGCGGTCACGGTGGAGTCGGTGAAGCTCGCCGAGGACCGGAGCGGCGATGTGGTCGTACGGCTCTACGAGTCGGCCGGGAACCGCGCGTCGGCGATGCTGCGGACCGGCTTCCCCGTCGTACAGGCCCATGTCACGGACCTGTTGGAGCGTCCGCTGCACGAGGCGGGGACGGGTGCGGACGGTCTGCGGGTCGCCCTGCGGCCGTTCCAGATCCTGACGCTGCGGTTCACGCCCGCGTAA
- a CDS encoding (2Fe-2S)-binding protein — MSVPALLPGHLSPVADAYRRLTEVFPSLGIDELTAGERPAADEGWVGATDLAAGGPAVDAFLAWDDAQVVRDYGQRARPDVVATFGLHRYAWPACLLITVPWFVSRRVPRVPVENVAFQRTRSRMAVRVDEFACLPGDPAAELPGARVVADEEALRAEVRDAVAEHLGPVLAAFGPRMRRRDRALWGMATDEIVEGLWYVSHLLGEERRAMSELELLLPGTTKPYVGTAGFRELPVPGGESLPTRDRASCCLFYTLRPEDTCVTCPRTCDSERVRRLSANSN, encoded by the coding sequence ATGTCTGTGCCCGCTCTGCTGCCCGGTCACCTCTCACCGGTCGCCGACGCCTACCGGCGTCTGACCGAGGTGTTCCCCTCCCTGGGTATCGACGAGCTCACCGCCGGCGAACGGCCCGCGGCCGACGAGGGCTGGGTCGGCGCCACCGATCTCGCGGCGGGCGGCCCCGCCGTCGACGCCTTCCTCGCCTGGGACGACGCGCAGGTGGTGCGCGACTACGGACAGCGGGCCCGCCCCGATGTCGTCGCGACCTTCGGACTGCACCGGTACGCCTGGCCCGCCTGCCTGTTGATCACCGTGCCGTGGTTCGTGAGCCGCCGGGTGCCGAGGGTGCCGGTGGAGAACGTCGCCTTCCAGCGGACGCGGAGCCGGATGGCCGTCCGCGTGGACGAGTTCGCCTGTCTGCCCGGTGACCCGGCCGCCGAACTGCCGGGCGCCCGGGTCGTGGCGGACGAGGAGGCGCTGCGCGCCGAGGTGCGCGACGCGGTGGCCGAGCATCTCGGCCCGGTGCTGGCCGCGTTCGGGCCGCGCATGCGGCGGCGCGACCGTGCCCTGTGGGGCATGGCGACCGACGAGATCGTCGAGGGCCTCTGGTACGTCTCGCATCTGCTCGGCGAGGAGCGTCGGGCGATGTCGGAGCTGGAACTTCTGCTGCCGGGCACGACGAAGCCGTACGTCGGTACGGCGGGCTTCCGTGAACTGCCGGTCCCCGGCGGCGAGTCGCTGCCGACCAGGGACCGGGCGAGCTGCTGCCTCTTCTACACGCTTCGGCCCGAGGACACATGCGTGACCTGTCCGCGTACCTGTGACTCCGAGCGCGTCCGCCGGCTGAGCGCGAACAGCAACTGA
- a CDS encoding DUF2637 domain-containing protein, protein MRLTDISNWLLPGVVMLVGVLVAVAMVTRGKRAGVKTATEDSWERSEERRRRKEAVYGTASYVLLFCCAAVAAALSFHGLVGFGRQNLNLTGGWEYLVPFGLDGAAMFCSVLAVREASHGDAALGSRLLVWTFAGAAAWFNWVHAPRGLGHDGAPQFFAGMSLSAAVLFDRALKQTRRAALREQGLVPRPLPQIRIVRWLRAPRETFGAWSLMLLEGVRTLDEAVDEVREDRRQKEQNKHRRREQEKLGRARIKALNRQHRAWGRGRGRQVELPAAAAVPAVGGSSSSPPAVGPAAPEPVIPGLREPDPFPVPSRPSLQAVKGSEGRTVDLTAEDDTMALPRLDSLERKLKDLEQQFG, encoded by the coding sequence ATGCGACTGACCGACATATCCAACTGGCTGCTTCCGGGCGTCGTGATGCTCGTCGGAGTCCTGGTGGCGGTGGCAATGGTCACGCGCGGCAAGCGCGCCGGCGTCAAGACCGCGACCGAGGACTCCTGGGAACGCAGCGAGGAGCGCCGCAGACGGAAGGAAGCGGTGTACGGCACCGCCTCCTACGTACTGCTGTTCTGCTGCGCGGCCGTGGCCGCCGCGCTCTCCTTCCACGGGCTCGTCGGCTTCGGCCGGCAAAACCTCAACCTCACGGGCGGCTGGGAGTATCTCGTCCCCTTCGGTCTCGACGGGGCGGCGATGTTCTGCTCCGTACTGGCCGTGCGCGAGGCCAGCCACGGTGACGCGGCTCTCGGCTCGCGGCTGCTGGTGTGGACGTTCGCCGGTGCGGCGGCCTGGTTCAACTGGGTGCACGCGCCGCGCGGTCTGGGCCACGACGGAGCGCCGCAGTTCTTCGCGGGCATGTCGCTCTCGGCCGCCGTGCTCTTCGACCGGGCGCTGAAGCAGACCCGCCGCGCCGCGCTGCGCGAACAGGGCCTGGTACCACGTCCGTTGCCGCAGATCCGGATCGTCCGGTGGCTGCGGGCGCCCCGCGAGACCTTCGGCGCCTGGTCGCTGATGCTGCTCGAAGGCGTACGCACGCTGGACGAGGCGGTCGACGAGGTACGTGAGGACCGCAGGCAGAAGGAGCAGAACAAGCACCGGCGGCGTGAGCAGGAGAAGCTGGGCCGGGCCAGGATCAAGGCGCTCAACCGGCAGCACCGGGCCTGGGGACGCGGCCGTGGCCGACAGGTCGAACTGCCGGCGGCCGCGGCCGTACCGGCCGTCGGCGGCTCTTCGAGCTCGCCGCCCGCCGTGGGTCCCGCCGCGCCGGAGCCTGTCATACCCGGTCTCCGCGAACCGGACCCGTTCCCCGTACCCTCCCGGCCCTCGCTTCAAGCGGTGAAGGGTTCGGAGGGCCGCACGGTCGACCTGACCGCCGAGGACGACACGATGGCGCTGCCGAGGCTCGACTCCCTGGAGCGCAAGCTCAAGGACCTTGAGCAGCAGTTCGGCTGA
- a CDS encoding ATP-binding protein, with amino-acid sequence MKGTGEQARLLRKQLLRRVEGADLTAVPEVRHALRELLSHWQERESAEVAELLTSELVTNALVHTDHGAVVKATVADSRLRVEVRDFADAPPTPNEPDVDDGTHGRGLVLVEGLADAWGVRAQGLGKMVWFELDGEAAVAA; translated from the coding sequence ATGAAAGGCACGGGGGAGCAGGCGCGACTGCTGCGCAAACAGTTGCTCAGAAGAGTGGAGGGCGCCGACCTCACGGCGGTGCCCGAGGTCAGACACGCGCTGCGCGAGCTGCTGAGCCACTGGCAGGAGCGCGAATCGGCCGAGGTGGCCGAGCTGCTGACGAGCGAACTGGTCACCAACGCGCTGGTGCACACCGACCACGGAGCGGTCGTCAAGGCCACTGTCGCGGATTCGCGGCTACGGGTGGAGGTGCGGGACTTCGCAGACGCGCCGCCGACGCCCAACGAGCCCGACGTGGACGACGGGACGCACGGGCGGGGGCTGGTCCTGGTGGAGGGGCTGGCCGACGCGTGGGGCGTGCGGGCGCAGGGGCTGGGCAAGATGGTCTGGTTCGAGCTGGACGGTGAGGCGGCGGTGGCCGCCTGA